A window from Culex pipiens pallens isolate TS chromosome 3, TS_CPP_V2, whole genome shotgun sequence encodes these proteins:
- the LOC120418180 gene encoding uncharacterized protein LOC120418180 — MNSRSILRRRRHRRNHNYSNQDIRNAIALIRRRQCSIRQAAQAYNIPRTTLTTYLSRLQKLVVAGTMQPHEEQTLHDWMTDCCKRGFTVRKRCVEAAAELLMKKGGGGVRKQPFGDAGQYEAFLKRWLAVDAEKERKFVGAVPDWFAHIEDYLAETHSLEIMNDSSRVFLCDEFKFKERMDIPSSIKDALTDANMLYTVTAAGDVLQPLIVYPYKGEIPDQIVKAAPRNCAIVPQQHGTVTPKILIAYLKKVLQKYLEQCHIATPVIMFVDESQIDPTMELTSTCKNLGIILLGLSCQVLKPTINLFRGLANGWSTEVNNWCATGDGRTFSIIECARIMQLVNQRYIQREEICRDFGDSALFPWNRAADYQDEEQELERFLEDFDDDDDDDEDYTMDEDAMREYLEVTKPAEAPVEEASTPPIAADTKISLRYDEFDKLLGSELAQKLDKDFGSATAMFSSRAERALFDIYRRFREAAGPAVVGPNRKNAVIEVVEIIDD, encoded by the exons ATGAACAGTAGATCCA TCCTGCGACGAAGACGACACCGCCGCAACCACAACTACTCGAACCAGGACATCCGGAACGCGATCGCGCTAATCCGCCGGCGCCAGTGCTCGATCCGGCAGGCGGCCCAAGCCTACAACATCCCGCGTACGACGCTGACCACGTACTTGAGCCGGCTGCAAAAGTTGGTCGTCGCTGGGACGATGCAACCGCACGAGGAGCAAACGCTGCACGACTGGATGACCGACTGCTGCAAGCGGGGCTTCACGGTGCGGAAGCGCTGCGTCGAAGCGGCCGCCGAACTGCTCATGAAAAAGGGCGGTGGAGGGGTGCGGAAGCAGCCGTTTGGCGATGCTGGTCAGTACGAGGCGTTTCTGAAACGGTGGTTGGCGGTGGACGCGGAGAAGGAGCGCAAGTTTGTCGGAGCCGTTCCGGATTGGTTCGCGCACATCGAGGATTATCTGGCGGAGACGCACTCGCTGGAGATTATGAACGACTCGAGTCGGGTGTTTCTGTGCGACGAGTTCAAGTTTAAGGAGCGGATGGACATTCCAAGCAGTATTAAGGACGCGCTGACGGACGCCAATATGCTGTACACGGTGACCGCTGCGGGGGATGTGCTGCAGCCGTTGATCGTCTACCCGTACAAGGGTGAAATCCCGGACCAGATCGTGAAAGCTGCTCCGAGAAACTGCGCTATCGTACCGCAGCAGCACGGCACCGTCACGCCAAAGATTCTGATTGCGTACCTCAAGAAGGTTCTTCAGAAGTACCTCGAACAGTGTCACATCGCAACGCCGGTGATCATGTTCGTTGACGAATCTCAGATCGACCCAACGATGGAGCTGACCTCTACGTGCAAAAACTTGGGCATCATCCTGCTCGGACTGTCCTGCCAGGTTCTGAAACCAACCATCAATCTGTTCCGAGGTCTGGCGAACGGCTGGTCTACCGAGGTGAACAACTGGTGTGCAACGGGCGACGGGCGAACCTTTTCGATCATCGAGTGCGCCCGGATAATGCAGCTGGTGAACCAACGGTACATTCAGCGAGAGGAGATTTGCCGGGATTTTGGCGACAGTGCGCTGTTTCCGTGGAATCGAGCGGCCGACTACCAGGACGAAGAGCAGGAACTGGAGCGGTTTCTGGAGGatttcgacgacgacgatgacgatgatgaggaCTACACGATGGACGAGGACGCGATGCGGGAGTACTTGGAGGTAACGAAACCGGCGGAAGCTCCAGTTGAAGAAGCTTCTACGCCGCCGATAGCAGCGGACACGAAGATTTCTCTGAGATATGACGAGTTTGATAAACTGCTTGGGAGTGAATTGGCCCAAAAGTTGGACAAAGACTTTGGCTCGGCGACGGCGATGTTTTCCAGCCGGGCAGAGCGAGCCTTGTTTGACATCTATCGTAGATTCCGGGAGGCTGCTGGACCGGCTGTGGTTGGGCCGAATCGTAAGAACGCCGTCATCGAGGTGGTGGAGATTATCGACGACTGA
- the LOC120418178 gene encoding vacuolar protein sorting-associated protein 33B, which produces MDSTLDKKLLGFRQIAQEKLRNILYSIPLEKDLVIEPALIKPLEHVVGASWLRKNGIDKIYKFDPKNPPPKRKQFLYFLSANLLQFKSALDQISSFQSQTSSSLMVAEADRTGHGQYHVVVFPLVLASFEQLLEEEGLYGSVQLYSFQWDFIALDQGLLSLELPNVFGDVFVREDRSMLGSIAQSLRVFNMVAGRPNMVFTLGENSEKVFQMMQRIDAGKKVKSGAGKEVPDFSTMLIVDRDRDYPSCLLTPVVYSGLLLEIHKFVSGSLTIESSGNKIKSGKLTILQKDEPQKSKQESTNLRMNATQDVIYQENRYRHFSEVIGLLSSQAKALGLEGKMYSKDMKLSEMKDYVTNKLPKVAAQKKELFKHLLLCETIVDEIGGNFEKHQLIEESILTNTNRKQIMSYIDELMAADAHKYNTLRLICLYHVTLGLTSEDMTKLMTAYLNAFGYHHLTVFNSLTTARLFPDTTNLTKAKILSQISIPILKSPFQIEANKLKLLPTDSNDSNTPVSSPTSPTGPGKKQQCPSYVFNGNYIPLVAQLSQMILSATSFDELNNRFGHLERLKLGAKNFVPKTIRELSITSAKAEVNLLLPLKAKTIFVFVVGGVSYAEVAACHVVEKWTGGKIILASDTVLSGCDLIESVVGC; this is translated from the exons ATGGACTCAACGCTGGACAAGAAGCTGCTCGGCTTTCGCCAGATCGCGCAGGAAAAGCTTCGCAACATCCTGTACTCGATCCCGCTGGAAAAGGACCTGGTGATCGAACCGGCCCTCATCAAACCCCTGGAACATGTGGTGGGTGCTTCGTGGCTGAG GAAGAATGGCATCGACAAGATCTACAAGTTTGACCCGAAGAACCCACCGCCCAAGCGGAAGCAGTTTCTGTACTTTCTGAGCGCGAATCTGTTGCAGTTCAAGAGTGCGCTGGACCAGATCAGCAGCTTCCAGAGTCAAACGTCGAGCAGTTTGATGGTGGCGGAAGCGGATCGTACCGGCCACGGGCAGTACCACGTGGTGGTGTTTCCACTGGTGTTGGCCAGCTTTGAGCAGCTGCTGGAGGAGGAAGGCTTGTACGGGTCGGTTCAGCTGTACAGCTTCCAGTGGGACTTTATTGCGCTGGACCAGGGACTGCTGAGTTTGGAGTTGCCGAATGTGTTTGGGGATGTGTTTGTGCGGGAGGATCGGTCGATGTTGGGCTCGATCGCGCAGAGTTTGAGGGTGTTCAATATGGTGGCGGGGAGGCCGAATATGGTTTTTACCTTGGGGGAGAACTCGGAGAAGGTGTTTCAGATGATGCAGCGGATTGACGCGGGGAAGAAGGTGAAGAGTGGAGCTGGGAAGGAGGTGCCTGATTTTAGCACGATGCTGATTGTGGACAGGGATCGGGATTATCCGTCGTGTTTGCTGACTCCGGTGGTTTACTCGGGGTTGCTGCTGGAAATTCACAAGTTTGTGTCTGGGTCGTTGACGATTGAGTCGTCTGGGAATAAGATTAAGAGTGGGAAGCTAACGATTCTGCAGAAGGATGAGCCGCAGAAGTCGAAACAGGAAAGCACGAACCTTCGGATGAATGCCACGCAGGACGTGATCTACCAGGAGAACAGGTATCGACACTTTTCGGAGGTGATCGGATTGCTGAGTTCGCAGGCGAAGGCACTCGGGCTGGAGGGAAAGATGTACTCCAAGGACATGAAGCTGTCCGAAATGAAGGACTACGTAACGAACAAGTTGCCAAAGGTGGCCGCTCAGAAGAAGGAATTGTTCAAGCATCTGCTGCTTTGCGAAACCATCGTCGATGAAATCGGTGGCAACTTTGAGAAGCATCAACTGATTGAGGAAAGTATTTTGACCAACACGAACCGCAAGCAAATTATGTCCTACATTGACGAACTGATGGCGGCCGATGCCCACAAGTACAACACCTTAAGGTTGATTTGTCTGTACCACGTGACGTTGGGACTGACGAGCGAAGACATGACCAAACTGATGACCGCCTATCTGAACGCGTTCGGATATCACCACCTGACTGTGTTCAACAGCTTGACGACCGCTCGACTATTCCCCGACACGACCAACCTGACCAAGGCGAAAATCCTCTCGCAGATTTCGATACCGATCCTCAAATCTCCCTTTCAAATCGAAGCCAACAAGCTGAAGCTTCTCCCCACCGATTCCAACGACTCGAACACCCCGGTCAGCTCTCCCACCAGCCCAACCGGACCGGGCAAGAAGCAGCAATGCCCGAGCTACGTCTTCAACGGCAACTACATTCCACTGGTGGCCCAACTGAGTCAGATGATTCTGAGCGCGACCAGCTTCGACGAGCTGAACAACCGCTTCGGCCATCTGGAACGACTCAAGCTCGGCGCCAAGAACTTTGTCCCGAAAACGATTCGCGAGCTGTCCATCACGAGCGCCAAAGCGGAAGTCAACCTGCTGCTGCCGCTCAAGGCGAAGACGATTTTCGTGTTTGTGGTCGGGGGTGTTAGTTATGCGGAAGTGGCAGCCTGCCACGTGGTAGAGAAGTGGACCGGCGGAAAGATCATCCTCGCGTCGGATACGGTTCTTTCGGGATGCGATCTGATTGAGAGCGTCGTAGGATGTTGA
- the LOC120418175 gene encoding uncharacterized protein LOC120418175 encodes MLRTILKLADTKQKVLLARNYVRRARNPGVDRQMGLLNDDQLKTDLEELEQIDEVDFSGVAKSHRQYEKETQQYRERLQSWIVGNKYFKTKQLNFLTWSEKEQIRYLHNFDPEDWTIDKLVESFPADRYTVAKIVKAKWTPRDAGRVQRHDETVRENWEMLKSGRIKNIDDGFAEHLNKFVHRNFQEVQKPKLETKRLYEIQQLPEGGEFSQIITSCKKYADTPVEEQKLLGEEQRSASTPDIPFRAPNDDMFLMGEVSDRRHKTLRQMKHEQGTPPAVEATQSQMVNTDLVERIEELKVQKHETGAVPLPEIRGAARSEIREFVKIPKKLYRKGATYQLDDCFYDDDGEFLYRVPGMAGRSGR; translated from the coding sequence ATGTTACGAACTATCCTCAAGCTCGCGGACACTAAGCAGAAGGTGCTGTTGGCACGGAACTATGTCCGGCGGGCCCGCAACCCTGGCGTGGATCGTCAGATGGGCCTGCTGAACGATGACCAGCTGAAGACCGACCTCGAAGAGTTGGAACAGATCGATGAGGTGGACTTTAGTGGGGTGGCAAAGTCGCATCGGCAGTACGAGAAGGAAACCCAGCAGTACCGGGAGCGCCTGCAGAGCTGGATCGTCGGGAACAAGTACTTCAAGACAAAGCAGCTCAACTTTCTGACCTGGTCCGAGAAGGAACAGATCCGCTACCTGCACAACTTTGACCCGGAAGATTGGACCATCGACAAGCTGGTGGAGAGCTTCCCCGCGGATCGGTACACCGTGGCGAAGATCGTCAAGGCCAAGTGGACGCCGCGGGATGCGGGCCGAGTTCAGCGGCACGACGAAACCGTCCGCGAAAACTGGGAAATGCTGAAATCCGGGAGGATTAAGAACATTGACGACGGATTCGCCGAACACCTGAACAAGTTCGTTCATAGAAACTTCCAGGAAGTCCAGAAACCTAAGTTGGAAACCAAGCGCCTGTACGAGATTCAGCAGCTTCCGGAAGGCGGCGAATTTTCCCAAATCATAACCAGCTGCAAGAAGTACGCTGACACTCCTGTCGAGGAACAGAAACTTCTAGGTGAAGAGCAACGCTCCGCTTCAACCCCGGATATCCCGTTCAGAGCTCCCAACGATGATATGTTCCTGATGGGTGAGGTGTCGGATCGTCGTCACAAAACGCTGCGGCAGATGAAACATGAGCAAGGTACTCCTCCAGCAGTAGAAGCGACACAATCGCAAATGGTCAACACCGATCTTGTGGAGCGAATCGAGGAGTTGAAGGTGCAAAAGCACGAAACGGGAGCGGTTCCCCTGCCAGAGATTAGAGGTGCTGCGCGGTCAGAAATTCGGGAGTTCGTCAAAATCCCCAAGAAACTGTACCGCAAAGGCGCCACGTATCAGCTGGACGATTGCttctacgacgacgacggagaGTTCCTATACAGAGTGCCTGGCATGGCGGGACGAAGCGGTCGCTGA